Proteins encoded in a region of the Dendropsophus ebraccatus isolate aDenEbr1 chromosome 11, aDenEbr1.pat, whole genome shotgun sequence genome:
- the PPP1R15B gene encoding protein phosphatase 1 regulatory subunit 15B, whose protein sequence is MCADRDSSPGIRALLGRFLHGLLQSRVFQLLGAAWSYLMGLSGASLFSFLPSAWVVHRSVGPDELPEMLEALGLRSGPWEELGDCLDELGPWKELLSPTMKADLDIMGPWAGYVPSSKEPESWEELGTWHSKMQALWEPRLGTGKEDPDQEEQDECHSKSSANNASQTGLSDVDDEKNAARLHSTPLGMVSCIFNPGSGGVFTWLDLGNEHGGQGKDILDETSQSKVEIEHIRNKRLWFLQQNQGHDVPITTEHVKEPAENLSDPASPVQLDGPVPGWHEGHNKNVSQDNQLLSDYDLDLCNVTGLPGPHPDPKPCHPLSLLVQKPYASGNTQTTSPPSPDQDQGYHSLEDWQCLNIKQNLQAGGLSPPDVWDSRRAHVPTELLHPAIEDEQDSDDMDSDLEEAIDAAAAPVCTNKHIGYILGTVVSDDEEEDSNSSCDDDWDEDDDGFDSEGSVSAPESETPVPQEVVLWNSFCNADPYNPQNFTASLQTGPIAEVNTPLEEQEAAISDDEESWCDSDAASDSDSEDEFSADEQENLKLWNGFLKSEDPYNPLFFKASVQTSQPNRQNSDSASKHSQLVCTSGSSCELTVLTHPADPQHLRLRKKHSVSMEESANGGQKKVTFYDKVTIYYVCNEEERKGHWEEFARDRCRFQRRIQETECVIGHCFTRDHRQRVWNRMQEIWGS, encoded by the exons ATGTGTGCGGACCGGGACTCCTCCCCGGGAATCCGGGCCCTGCTCGGCCGTTTCCTGCACGGCCTGCTCCAGTCCCGCGTCTTCCAGCTGCTGGGGGCCGCCTGGTCTTACCTGATGGGGCTGTCCGGGGCTTCGCTCTTCTCCTTCCTGCCCTCGGCCTGGGTGGTGCACAGGTCGGTCGGGCCTGACGAGCTGCCTGAGATGCTTGAGGCCCTGGGGCTGCGCTCCGGGCCCTGGGAGGAGCTGGGGGACTGCCTGGACGAGCTGGGGCCCTGGAAGGAGCTTCTCTCTCCCACCATGAAGGCAGATCTGGACATCATGGGGCCATGGGCAGGGTATGTGCCCTCCAGTAAGGAGCCGGAGAGCTGGGAGGAGCTGGGCACCTGGCACAGCAAGATGCAGGCACTGTGGGAGCCCCGGCTGGGCACCGGGAAGGAGGACCCCGACCAAGAAGAACAAGATGAGTGCCATAGTAAGTCCTCCGCCAACAACGCCTCGCAGACTGGACTGAGCGATGTAGACGATGAGAAGAACGCTGCCCGCCTGCACTCCACTCCTCTCGGGATGGTCTCCTGTATCTTTAACCCCGGCTCAGGCGGAGTGTTCACTTGGCTCGATCTAGGGAACGAGCATGGCGGCCAGGGCAAGGACATTCTGGATGAAACCTCTCAGTCCAAAGTGGAGATTGAACATATCCGTAACAAGAGGCTCTGGTTCCTGCAGCAGAACCAGGGCCATGATGTCCCCATCACCACCGAACATGTGAAGGAACCTGCTGAGAACCTTAGTGACCCCGCTTCTCCTGTACAGTTAGATGGACCAGTACCCGGCTGGCATGAAGGACATAATAAGAATGTGTCCCAAGATAACCAGCTGTTGTCAGACTATGACCTGGACCTGTGCAATGTCACCGGCCTCCCTGGCCCTCACCCTGATCCCAAACCCTGTCACCCTCTTTCTCTACTGGTTCAGAAACCATACGCTTCAGGCAACACACAAACTACTAGTCCACCCAGCCCAGATCAAGACCAGGGGTATCACAGCTTGGAGGACTGGCAGTGCTTGAACATTAAACAAAACCTCCAGGCGGGGGGTCTGTCACCCCCCGATGTGTGGGATAGTCGTAGAGCTCATGTGCCTACAGAACTTTTACATCCAGCTATAGAGGATGAACAGGACAGTGATGACATGGACTCTGATCTGGAGGAGGCGATCGATGCCGCCGCTGCTCCTGTTTGCACCAATAAACACATTGGCTATATTTTGGGTACTGTGGTGAGCGATGATGAAGAGGAAGATTCCAATTCCTCTTGTGATGATGATtgggatgaggatgatgatgggttTGACAGTGAAGGATCAGTATCTGCCCCAGAAAGCGAGACTCCTGTCCCCCAGGAAGTAGTGCTGTGGAACTCTTTTTGTAATGCCGATCCTTACAACCCACAGAACTTCACGGCCAGTTTACAAACTGGTCCCATTGCTGAGGTGAACACCCCCTTGGAAGAGCAGGAAGCTGCCATTTCTGATGATGAAGAGTCCTGGTGTGACAGCGACGCAGCGTCAGACAGTGACAGCGAGGACGAATTTAGTGCAGATGAACAGGAAAACTTAAAACTGTGGAATGGGTTCCTCAAATCTGAAGATCCCTACAACCCCCTGTTCTTTAAAGCCTCAGTACAAACCTCTCAACCGAACAGACAGAACAGTGACTCTGCCAGCAAACACTCGCAGCTTGTTTGTACGAGCGGCTCGAGTTGTGAATTGACTGTTCTCACTCACCCCGCAGATCCTCAGCACTTACGGTTGAGAAAGAAGCACAGTGTGTCCATGGAGGAAAGTGCCAATGGTGGTCAGAAAAAG gtAACCTTCTATGACAAAGTCACCATATACTATGTTTGTAATGAGGAAGAGCGCAAAGGTCACTGGGAGGAGTTTGCTCGGGACCGCTGCCGATTCCAAAGGCGCATACAGGAGACGGAGTGTGTGATTGGACATTGTTTCACCCGTGACCACAGGCAAAGGGTGTGGAACAGAATGCAAGAAATCTGGGGCAGCTAG